Proteins from a genomic interval of Gordonia sp. SL306:
- a CDS encoding NAD(P) transhydrogenase subunit alpha, whose amino-acid sequence MYNELLANIAILVLAGFVGFAVISKVPNTLHTPLMSGTNAIHGIVVLGALVVLGSLPADANWGVRIIAFVALVFGTLNVVGGFAVTDRMLGMFKGKKETAK is encoded by the coding sequence ATGTACAACGAACTTCTCGCGAACATCGCGATCCTGGTGCTGGCCGGGTTCGTGGGTTTCGCCGTGATCTCCAAGGTGCCCAACACCTTGCACACCCCGCTCATGTCGGGCACCAACGCCATCCACGGGATCGTCGTGCTCGGTGCACTGGTGGTCTTGGGCTCGTTGCCCGCCGACGCCAACTGGGGTGTGCGCATCATCGCGTTCGTCGCGCTGGTGTTCGGAACGCTCAACGTGGTCGGCGGCTTCGCGGTCACCGACCGCATGCTCGGCATGTTCAAGGGTAAGAAGGAGACCGCCAAGTGA